The Campylobacterota bacterium genome includes a window with the following:
- the cysC gene encoding adenylyl-sulfate kinase: MTPHIVWHSHTVTKEDRIEHNGFKPAILWFTGLSGSGKSTIANAVEKALFEKGIHTYLLDGDNIRHGLNRDLGFSDAERIENIRRIGEVSKLFVDAGILVLSAFISPFEQDRRLIRDMVEAGEFIEVFIDAPLEICEQRDPKGLYHKARIGEIKHFTGIDSPYEVPKNPELRIRTDLTDIEAAVGEIIGYLDTKGYFHA, translated from the coding sequence ATGACCCCTCATATCGTCTGGCATTCCCACACCGTTACCAAAGAGGACCGAATTGAGCATAACGGCTTCAAACCTGCTATTTTATGGTTTACCGGGCTTAGCGGTTCGGGCAAATCGACCATCGCCAATGCGGTAGAAAAAGCCCTCTTCGAAAAGGGTATCCATACCTATCTACTGGATGGGGACAATATCCGCCACGGCCTCAACCGTGATCTGGGGTTCAGCGATGCGGAACGGATCGAAAACATCCGCAGAATCGGTGAGGTCTCTAAACTTTTTGTTGATGCCGGCATCCTGGTCCTATCGGCTTTTATTTCGCCGTTTGAGCAGGATCGCCGCCTAATCCGAGACATGGTCGAAGCCGGAGAATTCATCGAAGTTTTTATCGACGCCCCGCTGGAAATCTGTGAACAGCGTGATCCTAAAGGGCTATACCATAAAGCCCGAATCGGCGAGATCAAACATTTCACCGGAATCGACTCTCCTTATGAGGTTCCGAAAAATCCTGAATTACGGATACGAACCGATCTTACGGATATCGAGGCCGCTGTCGGAGAAATCATCGGCTATCTTGACACGAAAGGATACTTTCATGCTTGA
- the cysC gene encoding adenylyl-sulfate kinase — protein MYRETNTRSITKGLSWRFFATGTTVIIVYIFFKRLDLAIAAGIVETASKVFLFYLHEKIWQRIRWGKKKIEPFNLWFTGLPLSGKTTIADLVYEKLKKYQIPLERIDSKDIRELIPDIGYSREERNRHMRRIGHLIKTLQNNSISTVASFVSPYRESRKAIREMVQNNVVVYVKADIDTCIARDYKGVYAKALNGELHNFSGVNDVYEEPQHAEIVIDTTTTDPEMAAEEIVNYLRKRYIRL, from the coding sequence ATGTATAGAGAAACCAATACCCGTTCCATTACCAAAGGCCTTAGCTGGCGTTTTTTCGCTACAGGGACAACCGTTATCATCGTCTATATTTTTTTTAAACGGCTTGATCTTGCGATCGCTGCAGGAATCGTGGAAACCGCTTCAAAAGTATTCTTGTTTTACCTCCATGAAAAAATCTGGCAGCGGATTCGATGGGGCAAGAAAAAAATCGAACCGTTCAACCTTTGGTTTACCGGACTTCCCCTCTCCGGCAAAACCACGATCGCCGATCTGGTATACGAGAAACTCAAAAAATACCAGATCCCCCTTGAGCGGATCGATTCCAAAGATATACGTGAACTGATCCCCGATATCGGTTACAGCCGCGAAGAGCGCAACCGTCACATGCGGCGCATCGGCCACCTGATCAAAACGCTGCAAAACAACTCGATTTCAACCGTAGCCTCATTCGTCTCCCCTTACCGCGAATCGCGCAAAGCAATCCGCGAAATGGTGCAAAACAATGTCGTCGTTTACGTCAAAGCCGACATCGATACCTGCATAGCTAGGGATTACAAAGGAGTATACGCTAAAGCTCTGAACGGCGAACTTCACAATTTTTCAGGGGTCAATGATGTTTACGAAGAGCCTCAACATGCGGAAATCGTCATCGATACGACCACCACGGATCCCGAAATGGCCGCGGAGGAGATTGTCAACTATCTGAGAAAAAGGTACATACGTCTATGA